The nucleotide window TGGAACAAGTGGTTCGAAAGTGAGCGTTCCTTTGGTGTTTGGCGTTATAACCGATGGCAAATCACCATCCCCACCATGCAACCCAAGAACGGGAATTTGCATAAATTCCAAAAACCACAATTAGCCACCCAACGGTGCTGAGGTATTCAGGTTCAAGGCTGATTTTCAAGTCAGCCTAAACCTCCTTCATCATCATGTCAGCTCGGATCCAGCTCATCATCCTTCCACCAGATAGGGCAAAGGCTTTTTAACATTCGCTCCGACATCCGGGCGGTGGAAGCATGTGCGGCATCATTGGCTACATAGGGCCGAGGAGGGCCTGTGAGGTTCTCGTGGAGGGTCTTAAGAGACTTGAGTACAGGGGGTATGACTCGGCGGGCATAGCCACGGAGCACGGGGGGATTCTTTACGTAAAAAAGGGCGCTGGAAAGATAGGAGAGCTTGCAGAGAAGCTCCGCTTTCTTGAACTCCCCGGAAACAGGGGCATCGGGCACACACGCTGGGCCACCCATGGCATTCCCAACGACATCAATGCTCACCCTCAGCTTGACTGTACCGGAAAGATAGCAGTCGTCCACAACGGCATAATCGAGAACTATCTCGAGCTCAAGGATGAATTGCTCAGGAGGGGCCACGTCTTCAGGAGCGACACGGACACGGAGGTCATCGCGCACCTAATCGAGGAGAGCCTCAGGCAGTTCAAAAACTTCGAGGAAGCGTTTCGTGTTGCCTTGCTCAGGCTCAGAGGTTCCTTTGCCGTAGCCGTTCTCTTCGCAGACGACCGGGAGCACCTATACGTGGCGAGAAAGGACAGCCCCCTGATAATAGGAGTGGGGAATGGTGAGACTTTCGTTGCGAGCGACATACCAGCCTTCCTTGCCTACACGAACAGGGCTATCTTCCTCGACGACGGAGAATATGCGATTATTGCGAGGGACTCCTTTGTTGTCAAGGACATCGTGACGGGGAGGGCCAAGGAGAAAAGGATCCACGAGATAGGGTGGACCCTTGAGATGGCCGAGAAGGGAGGCTATGAGCACTTCATGCTGAAGGAAATTTTCGAACAGCCGAAAGCGATAAAGGAGGCCATTTATGGCAACGCCGAGGTTGTGGAGAGGGTCGCGGAGGAGGTAGCAGAATACGAGCGGATAATTTTCGTCGGCATGGGAACTTCATACCATGCGGCCCTCGTCGGGAAGTATCTCTTCCAGCGCCTCGCCAAGAAAATCCCCATCGTTGAGGATGCCAGCGAGTTTCGCTACGAGTTCGAGGACCTCATAGACGATAAGACCCTCGTGATCGCCATAACCCAGAGCGGCGAAACTGCTGACACCGTGGCGGCAATAAAGCTCGCGAAGGGGAGTGGAGCGAAGGTCCTGTCGATAGTTAACGTCGTCGGCAGCTTGGCGACGCGCATAGCAGACTTGACACTCTACACCCATGCGGGGCCCGAGATAGGCGTGGCCGCGACGAAGACCTACACTACCCAGCTGACCGTGCTGAGCATGTTGGCAATGGCCCTCGCGAGAAAGCTTGGAACAGCCGACGAAGGACTTTTGAAGGAACTTGAGGCCGAGCTTAGGAGGATGCCCGAGTACGTTGACGCCGTTCTGAGGCTCGACGACAAGATTAAGGGACTTGCCGAGAAGCTCAGGGAGAAGAGGGACTTCTTCTACATAGGCAGGGGGATCTCTTACCCCACGGCCCTCGAGGGGGCCCTGAAGATAAAGGAGATAGCCTACGTCCACGCCGAGGGCCTGAGCGCCGGGGAGCTGAAGCACGGGCCCCTCGCTCTGATAGAAGATGGCGTGCCAGTCGTCGCGTTGGCGCCGAGCGGAAAGGTCTTCGAGAAGATGCTCTCCAATATAGAGGAGGCGAGAGCGCGCGGGGCTTACGTGGTTGCCCTCGGCGACGACATAAGGCTTTCCGAAGTAGCTCAAGAATTCCTCAGGATGCCCCAAGTTAATGAGCTTCTCAGCCCGATAGTTTACGTGATTCCGCTCCAGCTCCTCGCGTATCACCTGGCCGTTTTGAAGGGTAACGACCCCGACAGGCCGAGAAACCTCGCTAAGTCCGTGACGGTTGAGTGAGGTGATACCCATGGTGAAGACGAAAGTTAAGAGAGAAAAAAGAGAGGAGAAAGCCCCAGAACATAGGCCAAAGACTTTGGTAGTGTTCTTCAAGAGGTTCGGCATACCTCTCATCGTGCTAGCCTTTGCAACCCTCGGCTTCTACATCCGCTATCTTCCAGGTACCGGCAAGTATTTCATAGACCCCGATACGTACTATCACTACGAGATCTACAAGCTCGTCCTTAAGGAGGGCCTGCCCCGCTACTACTCGATGGCAGAGGCACCCTTCGGCAGTCTCATAGGGGAGCCGCTCGGCCTCTACCTGTTGCCGGCCATATTCTACAAGCTTATCTCCGCCTTCGGATACACGACCCTCCAAGCCTTCAAGCTGTGGCCTCCAACTGTTGGATTCCTGAGCATCATCGCAACATACCTCCTAGCCAGGAAAATCCACGGAGAATGGGCCGGCCTT belongs to Pyrococcus yayanosii CH1 and includes:
- the glmS gene encoding glutamine--fructose-6-phosphate transaminase (isomerizing), whose protein sequence is MCGIIGYIGPRRACEVLVEGLKRLEYRGYDSAGIATEHGGILYVKKGAGKIGELAEKLRFLELPGNRGIGHTRWATHGIPNDINAHPQLDCTGKIAVVHNGIIENYLELKDELLRRGHVFRSDTDTEVIAHLIEESLRQFKNFEEAFRVALLRLRGSFAVAVLFADDREHLYVARKDSPLIIGVGNGETFVASDIPAFLAYTNRAIFLDDGEYAIIARDSFVVKDIVTGRAKEKRIHEIGWTLEMAEKGGYEHFMLKEIFEQPKAIKEAIYGNAEVVERVAEEVAEYERIIFVGMGTSYHAALVGKYLFQRLAKKIPIVEDASEFRYEFEDLIDDKTLVIAITQSGETADTVAAIKLAKGSGAKVLSIVNVVGSLATRIADLTLYTHAGPEIGVAATKTYTTQLTVLSMLAMALARKLGTADEGLLKELEAELRRMPEYVDAVLRLDDKIKGLAEKLREKRDFFYIGRGISYPTALEGALKIKEIAYVHAEGLSAGELKHGPLALIEDGVPVVALAPSGKVFEKMLSNIEEARARGAYVVALGDDIRLSEVAQEFLRMPQVNELLSPIVYVIPLQLLAYHLAVLKGNDPDRPRNLAKSVTVE